The Candidatus Acetothermia bacterium genome includes a window with the following:
- a CDS encoding succinyl-CoA synthetase, alpha subunit: protein MAILIDADTHVLVQGITGSEGAFHTRQM, encoded by the coding sequence GTGGCAATCCTGATCGACGCGGACACCCACGTGCTGGTCCAGGGGATCACCGGGAGCGAGGGGGCGTTCCACACCCGGCAGATGG